The following proteins are co-located in the Desulfatitalea tepidiphila genome:
- a CDS encoding NAD-dependent epimerase/dehydratase family protein, translating into MSRRLKSVAVLGGSRFIGLAIVEALLAKGCRVLTVNRGVTPVRCSSPVERVTADRRDPAGYARALAGIDVEAVVDVTAYRPEETRVVVASFGGRIGRLVHISSLSVYRWPLPCPVQEDAPLEDDPRHEYGYGKAACERLLFSQPTERLPWTALRLPAVFGPHDPHSREAYLLRQILKDKTIVVPPRPYLCQNLVAADAARAVCALLESPHAVGRAYNAGDEPFTLEGYVGLIAGLVGRPARMVRASTRVLVRDGAHPERIPYYFEGDVVLDTRRIRDEIGFSPLRPVEEAMAATVEEITRAPGGIDSAGWGLPWEAPFPAGPLDLFRNSGSQAPDSP; encoded by the coding sequence ATGAGCCGCCGGTTGAAAAGCGTCGCCGTACTGGGCGGGAGCCGCTTCATCGGCCTTGCCATCGTGGAGGCGTTGCTGGCAAAGGGTTGTCGCGTCTTGACGGTCAACCGGGGTGTGACGCCGGTGCGCTGTTCCAGCCCCGTCGAGCGGGTGACGGCCGACCGTCGTGACCCGGCCGGCTATGCACGCGCCCTGGCGGGCATCGACGTCGAGGCCGTCGTGGACGTGACGGCCTACCGCCCCGAAGAGACCCGGGTGGTGGTGGCGTCTTTTGGTGGGCGCATCGGGCGTCTGGTGCACATCAGCAGCCTGAGCGTTTACCGATGGCCGTTGCCCTGTCCCGTCCAGGAAGACGCGCCGCTTGAAGACGATCCCCGGCATGAATACGGGTACGGCAAGGCGGCCTGCGAGCGCCTGCTCTTTTCTCAGCCCACCGAACGGCTGCCCTGGACCGCTCTGCGGCTGCCCGCCGTATTCGGCCCTCACGATCCACACTCCCGCGAGGCCTATCTGCTGCGACAGATCCTAAAGGATAAAACGATTGTCGTGCCGCCCCGGCCATACCTGTGCCAGAATCTGGTTGCTGCCGATGCGGCCCGGGCCGTGTGCGCCCTGCTCGAAAGTCCCCATGCGGTCGGTCGGGCCTATAATGCCGGGGACGAGCCCTTCACCCTCGAAGGCTATGTGGGACTTATCGCCGGGCTGGTGGGCCGGCCGGCGCGCATGGTTCGCGCTTCGACCCGGGTGCTGGTACGCGATGGGGCCCATCCGGAAAGGATTCCCTACTACTTCGAAGGCGACGTGGTGCTCGATACCCGCAGGATTCGCGACGAGATCGGATTTTCGCCGCTGCGGCCCGTGGAGGAGGCTATGGCCGCGACCGTGGAAGAAATTACCAGGGCACCCGGCGGGATCGATTCCGCCGGGTGGGGCCTGCCTTGGGAGGCGCCGTTCCCGGCTGGCCCTCTGGATCTTTTCCGAAATTCCGGATCTCAAGCGCCTGATAGCCCTTGA